Proteins found in one Etheostoma spectabile isolate EspeVRDwgs_2016 chromosome 14, UIUC_Espe_1.0, whole genome shotgun sequence genomic segment:
- the zgc:114119 gene encoding mediator of RNA polymerase II transcription subunit 30 isoform X2, with product MAASLPQKPGMAGMPSQQQPHLPPNAASAAGQQPMPPQGALREISPVFLCRIGQETVQDIVTRTMEIFQITRATQLPNGVTQSQAMYQDRFGKLQEHLRQLALLFRKLRLLYERCVEMTSDLQEGPSELLPYVGEELVSVKVEPCSSAVNQERREVLEKVRQKNQEMKVLMDQMRNLLWDVNAMLTLRK from the exons ATGGCAGCCTCATTACCTCAGAAGCCAGGGATGGCAGGGATGCCCTCTCAGCAGCAGCCCCACCTGCCCCCTAATGCTGCCTCTGCTGCAGGCCAGCAGCCCATGCCCCCCCAGGGGGCCCTGAGGGAGATCTCCCCAGTTTTCCTCTGTCGGATTGGACAGGAGACAGTCCAGGACATTGTCACTCGTACCATGGAGATCTTCCAGATCACACGAGCTACGCAG CTTCCCAATGGCGTGACCCAGAGCCAGGCGATGTACCAGGACCGCTTTGGGAAGCTCCAGGAACACCTACGGCAGCTCGCCCTGCTGTTCAGAAAGCTGCGGCTCCTGTACGAACGCTGTGTGGAGATGACCTCTGACCTGCAGGAGGGGCCATCAGAG CTTCTGCCATATGTTGGAGAGGAGCTGGTTTCTGTCAAAGTGGAGCCCTGCAGTTCTGCTGTCAAccaggagagaagagaggttCTAGAG AAGGTCCGCCAGAAAAACCAGGAGATGAAGGTTCTGATGGATCAGATGAGGAACCTGTTGTGGGACGTCAACGCCATGCTGACGCTCAGGAAATGA
- the zgc:114119 gene encoding mediator of RNA polymerase II transcription subunit 30 isoform X1: MAASLPQKPGMAGMPSQQQPHLPPNAASAAGQQPMPPQGALREISPVFLCRIGQETVQDIVTRTMEIFQITRATQLPNGVTQSQAMYQDRFGKLQEHLRQLALLFRKLRLLYERCVEMTSDLQEGPSELLPYVGEELVSVKVEPCSSAVNQERREVLEVFDCVVLLYLQKVRQKNQEMKVLMDQMRNLLWDVNAMLTLRK; the protein is encoded by the exons ATGGCAGCCTCATTACCTCAGAAGCCAGGGATGGCAGGGATGCCCTCTCAGCAGCAGCCCCACCTGCCCCCTAATGCTGCCTCTGCTGCAGGCCAGCAGCCCATGCCCCCCCAGGGGGCCCTGAGGGAGATCTCCCCAGTTTTCCTCTGTCGGATTGGACAGGAGACAGTCCAGGACATTGTCACTCGTACCATGGAGATCTTCCAGATCACACGAGCTACGCAG CTTCCCAATGGCGTGACCCAGAGCCAGGCGATGTACCAGGACCGCTTTGGGAAGCTCCAGGAACACCTACGGCAGCTCGCCCTGCTGTTCAGAAAGCTGCGGCTCCTGTACGAACGCTGTGTGGAGATGACCTCTGACCTGCAGGAGGGGCCATCAGAG CTTCTGCCATATGTTGGAGAGGAGCTGGTTTCTGTCAAAGTGGAGCCCTGCAGTTCTGCTGTCAAccaggagagaagagaggttCTAGAG GTGTTTGACTGTGTCGTCCTGCTTTACCTGCAGAAGGTCCGCCAGAAAAACCAGGAGATGAAGGTTCTGATGGATCAGATGAGGAACCTGTTGTGGGACGTCAACGCCATGCTGACGCTCAGGAAATGA